Sequence from the Synergistaceae bacterium genome:
TTCTGGTGATAGTCGCGGGGCTTGGGGCCGTGGGCGACTCCACCGTGCGTCCAGATCGGAGAACGGCTGCTTCCCTGTCGTGCCCGACCGGTATGCTTCTGCTTCCAGGGCTTCTTACCGCCGCCTCTCACATCGCCCCGGGTTTTGGTGGAATGCGTTCCCTGTCTGCAGTTGGCCAGATGAGCCACCACCACCTGATGCATGGCGGGCATGTGCAGCGGCGCGCCGAACACCACGTCGGACAGCGTCATCTCTCCCGCATCCTGTCCATTGAAATCCACTACTTTGATTACAGACATAAGCTCTGAACCCTCCTTCCGGTCCGTCACTTCTTTTTGCAGAGGGTGACCAGGCTGTTTTTAGCCCCAGGTACAGCCCCTTTGACAAGAAGGAGGTTGTTTTCCAGGTCCACCGCTACAATCGTCAGGTTTTTAACCGTCACTTTTTCATTTCCCATATGTCCCGGCATCCGCTTACCTGGAAACACGCGCCCCGGATAGGAAATAGCTCCGCTGGATCCGCCATGGCGGTGCATGACCGACGTTCCATGGCTGAACTGCTGGCCGCCGAAGTGGTAACGCTTGATTACTCCGGCAAACCCCTTTCCCTTGCTGACGCCGCTGACGTCCACCTGCTCACCCGGCTCGAACAAATCTACCCTGATCTCCTGCCCAATTTCGTACCCTTCCGTTGCGTTCATTCTGAATTCCCTCAGCGTA
This genomic interval carries:
- the rplC gene encoding 50S ribosomal protein L3 — translated: MGIGLLGKKIGMTQVFNEQGQAIAVTVIAAGPCPVIAVRTPEQNGYSAVLLGYGAVKPRKLSKPLKGLFDKVKVEPKRTLREFRMNATEGYEIGQEIRVDLFEPGEQVDVSGVSKGKGFAGVIKRYHFGGQQFSHGTSVMHRHGGSSGAISYPGRVFPGKRMPGHMGNEKVTVKNLTIVAVDLENNLLLVKGAVPGAKNSLVTLCKKK